GACCGGTGTTCTTCACTGCAGGCACATTATTTCATGCAACAATGGCAGCTCCAGCACGGCAGCCACAGCATCGAGCAGGCATTCCTGCTGTCCAGCATTCATCACATGAGGACATCGCCAGTTTGCCAGCATCTTGTGGTCCATGCAACACGTTTTACAACAGATATATTGATCTTTCTGTTTCTGCAATGACCACTTTAGAGGAAGCCACCAGGACACAGAACAGCTCCCTGTGGTACATATCCAGAAAGCTGCGAATAACTGCCTCGAATATCAAAAAGGTCCCGAAGCGAGCAACAACATCAACGGCCAAGGCACTGCAGTCTCTCACCTCTCCAAGTTTTCATGGAAATGCTGCCACACAGCACGGCATAAGGAATGAAGCAGTTGCTCGCCAACAGTTCCAAACTGACTTTGGGCTTCGTGTTACACACTGTGGTACACATGTGTGCAAAGACTATCCGTGGCTTTCGGCCACGCCGGACGGTGTTGTAGAGTCCTGTGATGCAATATTGGAAATTAAGTGTCCCTTCGTAGAGGACTGTGAGGAATTAATTGGCAGCGGGCGGTATGACATAGCCAAGAAAGGCAAGGACTACATTCTCGTAGAAAGCGGTCCAAACAACTACTACAGTCAAGTTCAGTACACAATGCTGTGCACTCAGAAAAAACTGTGCTTCTTCTATGTGTGGTCAGTAGCAACTGCAGTACTTGCAAGGGTACCTTTCAGTGAAAGTTATGTAAGAAAAACAACTCCAAGGCTAAAGAAGTTTTATTTTGGAAGTATGTTACCACGGCTTGAGGAAATGGGCCGGGAAGGTACACTGGACATGGACTTGGAGTACCGGCAGCTGTCACAGATGTAAAGATATCACGGGAACTGAGAAATTGAAATGTTCTTCCAGGTACACAGTAAAGTTAAACTATACAGTTCAATGACTGAAGTATTTTATTCATGGTTCATTTGCAGTCTGGCCCCATTGTTGCTCCTGTGTGCCTGTTACTTCAGCAATAAGGGGTGGCTTAAAGTTACACAGTCCTGCACACACAAAAATCATCATATCGATTGTCTTTTTACATTTGATGCTAAGGGATGACTTGAATATTCGATAGGTTTTCATCCGGTTGATGGCCCTCTCAACATGGATTCTAACGGATGCAATCCGTCGGGTTTTGGTGACCTCCTCTTCAGACAGCTGTGCCTTGCCTTGAGGGGGTACAAACACAGTATTTCACCCGATGTGGACAAgaaaaaaagtagtacaaaTTCTACTTGTCTGAAGACTATGGGGTAATGCTATTtatctcgggggagattttgccatgacttctgagcacttcTATGAAATTTAATTTGTGAGAAATTGTATTTTCAAAATTGAACTCCGAAGTTTGCCAAGTCCGCCTCACACTatttttcaggaaaaaaaagcacatccCAGATTTCACTACTACAACGGTAATAGCCGGGGAAAAAATTGTATTGCTATTTGGTACTCggctcagttactttttttttgccaagTACTCTGTAGGTTAACTAACACTTTTGGTATTGGTTAGCAAGCCTCAGCTGAGCACTGAGACCATGTACAGCGAAACGTCATTAACCAGGTATTATGGCTTGAATAATCACAAGAAATTAAAAATTCAAATATTAAATGTCAGAACATCTAATGGAATGGAAAGTTTGAGATAAGCGAAGCTGTTGCATGAATTAACAGCAATATCACAAGCACACTTCGCACATTCAGCATCCACCTACCTCTAGTGAAGGCTGGGACATTTAGCTTCACCCCTTGGGCTGCCAGGTAAGGGTCCAGTGTAAAGCCCCTATCAGCCATGATTTCATCATTTCGTGCGAAGTACTCTAGAATTCCACAATCCTTCACAATGAACTTATCAGAGGCCCGACCCCCATATGCTTTGGACACATACATTATAAAGCCGTTTGGCGCAATAACAATCAAAAACTTAAGTGTGTTATGTGCCTTATAGGAACTGTACGTTTGTGCCCTGGCCATTTGTTTCTTCGGTCTCTGGAGGAAAACTTCTGTGCAGTCTAGAATGCACCTGGTGTTCTCGTAACCGCTCTGAATGAATGAATCTGGCATGCTGCTTTGTATCCTTGACTTCGGCAGCCAAACCACGGAGTATTTCATAATTTCATTCAGTGACTTCAGGACACTGTTAAATATCTTGCAAACAGACGATGGAGATATAGAAAACCGCCAAGCAAGATCTCGGTACAAAGTCCCCAGTCTGAGGCGCATCAATGCAAGCAGTAACTGGTCCTCCAATGGCAATTGTGAGAGGGGCCGAAATGATTGTTCGAGGCATAGAAGGATCTTCTGAAACACTTCCTCTGACAGTCCTGTGTAAAACAGAATGTCAGAAGTCGACATCCGAGACCTCACGGATGAATGGAGAGTTCCCAAGTTCAGTGGCAAGCTGTATGTATGGTCCGCTGAGGCTAGATCCTCCCACTGTGTGGCTACGTCACGGTTGCGATCCTGAATGAACACAGAGAATTTCTGTGTTAACTATATTTCTATATTGCCTGTGCTGCTAAAGACAATAACTACTAAAGATACTTGCAGAGTCATTGTCTGTCTGTGTTTCAACAGAAGTTGTTGGCACAGATGGAAATACATGAAATATTTGTGATGTGCCAGGTCCACCGGTGTTGCAGTGCTGCACTTCAGGGGGACTCCTTTCTGCACTAGAGCCACACTTAAAGAAGAAGTAAAAGTATGAGAAAACATGCTATCAGTAACTGCACGTCGGACAGCAAGGTTATGGTGTGTGAAGCAAGCTGTGTACGGACAATGCTATTATGTACATATTGCTCAAGAAACGAAGTAGTGATATGCACCTCATCCCTGCTATCTGCTGCAACCTGCACCAAGTCCATGCCGGGAAACGAAGTAGCAATAGGCACCTGATCTCTGCTATCTGCTGCACCTTCCACAAAGTCCATGCCGGGAACTGTTCTTGGTTGCGTTTCGTCGGGACGAACCTAACAACGATTTTCAGAGAAGTCACTGACAAATGTATCATGAGGAGAGAGATATTCCAGTGCTTAGGCTTACAAAATCTGCCAGGGTGTTCAAACACCGGGTAAAGACAATAACTACTAAAGATACTTGCAGAGTCATTGTCTGTCTGTGTTTCAACAGAAGTTGTTGGCACAGATGGAACTACATGAAATATTTGTGCTGTGCCAGGTTCACCGGTGTTCCAGTGCTGCACTTCTGGGGGACTCCTTTCTGCACTAGAGTCACACTTCAAGAAGAAGTGAAAGTATGAGAAAACATGCTATTGGTAACTGCACGTCGGACAGCAAGGTTGTGCTGTGTGAAGCAAGCTGTGTAGGGACAGTGCTATTATGTAAATATTGCTCAAGAAAAGAAGCAGTGATATGCACTTCATCCCTGCTATCTGCTCTAACCTGTACCAAGTCCATGCCGGGAAACGAAGTAGTGATAGGCACCTCATCCCTGCTATCTGCTGCAACCTGTACCAAGTCCATGCCGGGAAACGAAGTAGTGATAGGCACCTCATCCCTGCTATCTGCTGCGACCTGCACCAAGTCTATGCCGGGAAACGAAGTAGTGATAGGCACCTCATCCCTGCTATCTGCTGCACCCTGCACCAAGCCCATGCCGGGAACTGTTCTTGGTTGCGTTTCGTCGGGACGAACCTAACAACGATTTTCAAAGTCAGAGAAATGTATCATGAGGAGAGAGATATTCCAGTGCTTAGGCTTACGAAATCTGTCAGGGTGTTCAAACACCGGGTAATCTCAACAGTACTTTTCACGGTCTCACAATTGAAACCCAACGTGATTCCGGTTACtcacttttcgtttttttctcgGCAGGTAGGGTTGCCTTAGAATGCGCCGTCGACCGACCTTCACCTGAGATATGCATGAAGCATGTGAGACATTGCTTAATAAGGCGAAACAATCGCATTGTGAACTCCCAGAGAGACGCACCTTTCTTTCATAGCCAAGGTTGATCATCGGCGTCGGGTTCCTCTCTGTTCTTCTTCCATCGACAAAGTGTTCAGAGCACACGCGAGATGACTGTGAGGGCGTAAAATCCTTTCTGTTTACGCATGCTATCCACTGCCGACGCTCCTCATCGTCATGCGGAAATCTGTGCAGGTGAAACAGTTTGCAACCGCAATGCCCGCGCTGCTGGCCGTGCACTTCACAGACTTCATTCTCCAGCATTTTTCGTTTCCGGTAGTTGTTCGTGCATCCGAAGATGACACAGTGGTTACCCGTCGATCGTACATTAGTTGACATAGCACTAGTACGCAGGGAAACGCATTAGGACAACTGTATCACGACGTCAACGTACGCAGTTAACACACGGAACACAGCCGCTCGGAAGTCAGCAGGAGTGTTCGCACAttccagagaggaggaaagtgcTTGGCGCGCTGCGAGCATGCTGGGGACGAGGCTTGGttggaaaacggtgtatatgGAGAGATTTAATCCCGTCCGTAGATATTCCTTGAGGTCAACCATGACAATATTAAATAGTAACGGGCTTAGGACACTTCCCTGCGGGACACCCTGCGGAACAGCAGTCTTTTCTGTGTCACCCTAGCCTGTTCTGACAAAAATTTTCCTTTGGCTCAGGAAGTAGGAAAGCCATGCAAGCGCTTTCCCAGGCACTCGCGAACTGTGAAGAGTTAACTGTGATGATTAACATGACTTTGCCACATAAGACATttctagccagccatcatcccgaatgacatcgtcgccagacatgtacaagatagtcaaaaatgtatttaagataagataacaaatactaacgttagaatgtaattaagatagagtataaatacatgaaaattaaagtaattaagatagagtacaaaattcttcaaaaatatttgaaatacaattaaaatACAATTtattgaacgcaaaaagtcactggtcactggtcaatgcggcaagttcCCGCTATGTCATATAGTCATGAAttacctaaaccccgcgcacaacgctagccgccgctgtgtgataggacaTAGGAGTcctctaaacacaagtcccaaaaagatgacaaagagataccacataactccactaggTATacgtgacccagaacaaagcacaTTTCTAGCAGGTcccgaggtcagaattcggcgtcaccgcgtcagggcacacataatagaaccctcactggccaaggattagtacacacggggaaAGATCTCTAAATCGAGACTTCCGGGACAATGTCCGGGTTTAGAGTCACTATCCGGGTCAactccgagggactcaggaaatttccactgaacacgcAAGATAAtcgaaagacgagacacagaaagtttgagagggagatccaaaataggtaattagagtattgagtagaaaatgccataaaatgtattttaaatagagtacaaatatacacaacaaaaagtattgagtagagtaccaaaataccgcaaattgtatttaaaatacagtattttaaatacaatactccaaatacgtacaagtctgcatgATCGTCCTTGCCCCTGGTTTCCGAAAAACGAGAGGTTGTCATGGCATTTTGTATGCAGTTACAATATTTGTCACAAGGCACGCGATCGgcgctttctacaaatcaggagtgacaaCCTTGTCGTTGTGTATAACAATGGATTGGCCTTCAACGTGTCATGCGGTCAAGCTCTACTTTAagcgccgagactgggaggtacccgggttcgaatcccggtgccggctgtgctctctggggtttttcctgggttttcctcagacgttttcagacatatgtcggcacagttccattagaagtcggcccaggacgcacattcccccagggcgtcagtcgtgacgttgcccacatacgtgaggccgacaacggcaagccccttcaccacccaccaccaccaccatctactTTAAGCGCGTAGGTCGACTcccagttgttgttgttggtggtggtggtagcatGCTATTTTCGAGCGGTCTACCTGCCTGcttggcggcatgttgctcgggggggggggggggacgtgcgTACTTGGCCGACTTTAGAGGGAACTGCGCCGATATTTGCCTTAAAGCTCCGTCTGAGGAATGCACAGGGACACCACtctgacagcacagctggcgcccggattcgagcccgggtcacctcccagtctcccatttggtggtggtggtggtgatggtgaaagggcttgccgtgcAGTCTCCCATTTATTTACTACTGTAAAGCAGCGTTCACCAATCACATCGCTGCTTTGAGAGAAGCAGCCCTTATAGAACGACGCTCGTGTCCCACGAATAGAAATTCGCGGGAATGGAACAAACGATGTGCTTCAGCTTCTCATATTATATAGCGTAATTAAAATGCTCTGGACGCCTGTACGTTGCAAACGTACTAGCGCACTGTGAAAATTGCACACGCATGATTCGGCACTACGTAACAATAATCAAGTTCAAGGAAAAGTTACCGGAACTAAAATGCACTTCCGTTACAGTTATTAGTGAAATTTAATATAATTGCTCCTTCATTATTTCAGGCTACATTTGTTTAAAAGTGGTGGACATTTCGAAGCCACTTTGAAAGCAACTAAGAGCGATGCCATTCATATAAGCTCATCAGTTACGCATCTGACAGGGTGACACAAATGACTGTGAGCAACGGAAGTGATATCTGGACACACCATGTCGATACACCAGAACACCTGAAAATAACTTAAAAGCGAGAGGTACAGGAAGCCCATGAAAGATTTACGTGAAACAGGGTAAGTGGGACGGGGTAGGAAAATGTGACCTGTGGTAAAACGCGACGTTTTTCGCTTGACACCATCTATTTCAGAAAAGTAGTGCCTCATGAACTTGATACAATACTGAAATGTGTCCCTGCATGTACACTTTATTTAGCTTGCGAAGTGTTGTGATTAGTGCATGCGatgaagagagagggagagagagaacgtATCCTGCTTGGATAAAGACTTGACAAAAAAGCgcgaactctttttttttttccttcttcttttcacGAGCCCATGCGACAGCTTACAAGCGTATGTTATGTCCAGGTAAGTACGTATTCTGTTTCTCCGTTTAGCTACACTTGTGCAAACAATAGGCTTTCCTGATTTTGAGGAGAAAATTTTATAGAGGCAAGGACGTGCATGGTGCATAGCGCGACAATGTTTCATTTAGTAATTCACAAGCCGACAAATAAGTTGCTTTATTTCTTTTCACTGATGTCCGAGATCTATCGAGTATACGAAAAACCGATTTTGCGAAGCGAAACATGAAGatgaagcaaaacaaaaaaaacctgAAAAGCGAAACGTGTAGGTTAcaaccagagccgtatattaaaaggagtctggccattaatgggtcatgcctatacctgaaactccacccactttttcagctttctgaccaatggagtcttgaaatatggggcacAATCAGTCAACCCATCCTCaatatttgtccccctatccaacatgggcagcgccattttgggtggcaagtgaaCTGGATGGGATtaaaatggatacctctcgcgaTCTATAAAACGAGTGTGTGTTTGGCTGCGCAAGGCACGTCGGggattgtcgtctgcttccgtcgctgtaccgctgccggcagaaccacctgctgggacataTTCTGTCGTTGGTACGGTTTtaaaacaaatctacatgaataatTGGAATGTAAAAGGCAATAATGTTTACATCCATAAAATTCAGTAATTGAATACAAAATtttacagcacagcgccgtttttgttatgatttcattctgatcgccgtgttcaataggcctaacaccgacgacaaaacgtattattttaggttagatatcgatagcggagcatcagttgaaactaATTTTCGAGAAGCTTATATGAGGATGCATACCTGCAGCGTAAAATCGGAGCAGTTTGTGAAAATCTTTTATCACGAAATTCCCGCTTCACCGTGTTTGTTTtcttcgccattttgggtggcaacaAGGTGTTATGGCGACCCCGTGGTAAAAAGCAGACCAATCAGAGGCCCGGAATTGTGAGTGAcaagtcgagcctctttttgggaCTCATCCCATTGGCCAGATTACCTTTTACTATGCGGCTCTGGTCACAATAAACTGGCAGTATGCTGACACTGCCAGGACCATGTAGTGACAGAGCCTGGTTACTTGAGTGACGTGACgttgctttcagcggccgtagcaCAAGACGACCCGCCACGAGCTGCATGGGAAGCCACGGAAAGCCTGGGTTTCAAAATCGTCTGCAGGGATGCAGGGATTGGATGACATCTTGGCTGGCTCCGGCGATTCTCGGatttcttcagacgctttcggacatctatcggcacagttcccttagaagtcggctcaggacgcaaattcccccagggcgtcagccgtgacgttgcccacctccgtgaggccgacaacggcgagtcctttcacctccaccaccaccactttctCGGATTTTATAAGTTTCCGtgtgaaggagtgagaggaggcattaagcggCCCTCTTCCACAAGGTGGGCTCTCGAAGCTAGGTTGGACAATAAGACGAAAATCATGCAAGAGGAGCAAGAGGAGCTCCGAACTGCATATGtgatgtttcttcttttttctttacagAGAGtctagtggggggggggggggggggcgcttctcGTAATATCGTGCCCGAAAAGGATACGAGCAAAACATCGTAACTTTGTGCTGTTAAACGGGCACGAGCGCGCCCAGTGTGAtttagggtcgattcacacgatgcaactttagttgcgcgcaaccaggttgcgccaccaagttgcaccgtgtgaacgcgaaactctggttgcgcaactcgagttgcaggagttgcagagccgatcgcttcacgagcgatttctcctgcaactctagctgcaacctgtcaatcacacggctccgccttgcaagcgcgaccaatcacgaagacttccatgtgtcagttattgcagcggcagtacgcgagacgatgaaattatcactagccagtggaaattatgcaaaattagCAAACTCGGAACGGATTGAACTCGTAACGAGCAGAAGTCGCAGTG
This portion of the Ornithodoros turicata isolate Travis chromosome 3, ASM3712646v1, whole genome shotgun sequence genome encodes:
- the LOC135390175 gene encoding uncharacterized protein LOC135390175, translating into MSTNVRSTGNHCVIFGCTNNYRKRKMLENEVCEVHGQQRGHCGCKLFHLHRFPHDDEERRQWIACVNRKDFTPSQSSRVCSEHFVDGRRTERNPTPMINLGYERKVKVGRRRILRQPYLPRKKRKVRPDETQPRTVPGMGLVQGAADSRDEVPITTSFPGIDLVQVAADSRDEVPITTSFPGMDLVQVAADSRDEVPITTSFPGMDLVQCDSSAERSPPEVQHWNTGEPGTAQIFHVVPSVPTTSVETQTDNDSVRPDETQPRTVPGMDFVEGAADSRDQVPIATSFPGMDLVQVAADSRDECGSSAERSPPEVQHCNTGGPGTSQIFHVFPSVPTTSVETQTDNDSDRNRDVATQWEDLASADHTYSLPLNLGTLHSSVRSRMSTSDILFYTGLSEEVFQKILLCLEQSFRPLSQLPLEDQLLLALMRLRLGTLYRDLAWRFSISPSSVCKIFNSVLKSLNEIMKYSVVWLPKSRIQSSMPDSFIQSGYENTRCILDCTEVFLQRPKKQMARAQTYSSYKAHNTLKFLIVIAPNGFIMYVSKAYGGRASDKFIVKDCGILEYFARNDEIMADRGFTLDPYLAAQGVKLNVPAFTRGRWMLNVRSVLVILLLIHATASLISNFPFH